The Solibacillus sp. FSL R7-0682 genome includes a window with the following:
- a CDS encoding tyrosine-type recombinase/integrase: MKRTRKHGAFAVAEKFDIEIKTVEDKRDSLTLQQALKTVYRQMEISGNRPRTIESYAFAWNEFIKVTGVKYVEDIDTDMVYDYLNEIDVSKATKLVRLKSLKAILNRFFDNRWIEIRFWSKIQIKVDKSIKGAAKENDVEVLLSLIDRSTFVGFRDTCAILLMYRTGIRITTLGELRERHIDLDNKTIDMDGAVLKNRDTLKLPIDDQLADMLRVLIEKNKQVRRKYNTRNSYVFLSANGQGINNSQSSSNAISKSLTKYAREFGLKNVNAHALRRAFATNLLNQGANVALISKALGHKSLETTTVYLDLEKEFVAESLREYL, from the coding sequence ATGAAAAGAACACGGAAACATGGCGCATTTGCTGTCGCTGAAAAATTCGATATTGAGATTAAAACGGTCGAGGATAAACGCGATTCATTGACGTTACAGCAAGCGTTAAAGACGGTTTATCGTCAAATGGAAATCAGCGGCAATCGACCGAGAACAATCGAAAGCTATGCTTTTGCATGGAACGAATTTATTAAAGTTACTGGCGTTAAATACGTCGAGGATATTGATACGGATATGGTTTACGACTATTTGAACGAAATTGACGTATCAAAGGCGACTAAGCTCGTTCGCTTGAAATCGTTAAAGGCGATACTTAATCGTTTCTTTGATAATCGGTGGATTGAGATTCGCTTTTGGTCGAAGATTCAAATTAAAGTCGATAAGTCGATTAAAGGCGCTGCTAAAGAGAATGACGTTGAAGTCTTACTCTCGCTAATTGATCGCAGTACATTCGTTGGCTTTAGAGATACATGCGCAATTTTACTTATGTATCGGACAGGCATTCGTATTACAACGCTAGGCGAATTGAGAGAGCGGCATATCGACCTCGATAATAAAACGATTGATATGGACGGAGCTGTTCTAAAGAATCGCGATACATTAAAATTGCCTATCGACGATCAGCTGGCGGATATGCTGCGAGTGTTAATCGAAAAGAACAAGCAAGTAAGGCGTAAATATAATACGCGCAATAGCTACGTCTTTTTATCGGCTAACGGTCAAGGCATTAATAATAGTCAATCGAGCAGCAACGCTATTTCGAAGTCATTAACAAAGTATGCGAGAGAATTCGGATTAAAGAACGTCAATGCACACGCTTTACGCCGAGCCTTTGCCACTAATCTGTTAAATCAAGGCGCTAATGTCGCTTTAATAAGTAAAGCACTCGGTCATAAATCGTTGGAGACTACGACAGTGTATCTCGATTTAGAAAAGGAATTTGTAGCGGAATCACTTCGCGAATATTTGTAA